From the Candidatus Delongbacteria bacterium genome, the window CCCGCGGGACCAGCTGGGCCTCGTCCGCCAACCCCAGGTAGCGCCGCAGCCAGGCCTGCTGCTCGGGCGTGGCCTCCTGCTGATAGAACCCCCGCAGCGTGTTGTTGTCGTGCGTGCCCGTGTAGGCCACGCAGGCCTGTTCGTAGTTGTGGGGCAGGAAGGGATCGCGCGAGTCCGTGAAGAAGCCGAACTGGAGGACTTTCATGCCCGGCATGTCGAAGTCCAGCCGCAGGGCCTCCACCTGGGGCGTGATCAGTCCCAGGTCCTCGGCGATCAGCGCCAGCTGCGGCAGATGCTGGCGCAGCGCGGCGAACAACTCGCGGCCGGGGGTGGTCACCCACTCGCCGCGCACGGCGGTGGGCTGGTCGCCCGGGATCTCCCAGCAGGCCTCGAAGCCGCGGAAGTGGTCCACGCGCACCACGTCGCTCTGGCGCATCTGCATGTAGAAACGGCTGCGCCACCACCACCAGTCGTCCATGCGCATGGCCGCCCAGTTGTAGAGCGGATTGCCCCAGCGCTGGCCCGTGGCGCTGAAATAGTCCGGCGGAACGCCTGCCACCACCACCGGCCGGCCCAGCTCGTCGATGCGGAAGTAGTGCCGCCAGGCCCAGGCGTCGGCGCTGTCGAAGGCCACGAAGATCGGCATGTCGCCCACCAGCAGGATGCCGCGCTGGGCGGCCTTGCGCCGCAGCTCTTCCAGCTGTTTGAAGAACAGGAACTGCTGGAATTTGTGGCGCAGGATCTGGTCCTGGTACTGCTGGTTGAGCTGCTGGATGGCCTCCGGCTTGCGGTGGGCGTGGCCCTCCGGCCACTGGTTCCAGCTGGCCTGGTCGTGCAGGTCGCGCAGGGTCATGAACAGCGCGAAATCGTGCAGCCACCAGCCTTCCCGCGTGTAGAAGTCCTCGAACTCGGCGCGCAGCGGGTGGAGCGGCTGGGCCTGCAGCGAGACGTAGGCGCGTTCCAGCGCCACCTGCTTGAAGGCCCGGACCTCGGCGTAGGGAATGCTCCCGGCGGGCATGTCCGGCGCGCGCAGGTCGCCCTGGTGCAACAGGCCGGCCTGTCGCAGGGGATCCAGGCTGATCAGCAGCGGGCTGCCCGCCATGGAGGACAGGCACTGGTAGGGGGAATCGCCGTAGCCCGTGGGCCCCAGCGGCAGCATCTGCCAGAGGGACTGGCCACCGGCGGCCAGGAAATCCAGGAAGGCCTCGGAGGAGGCGCCGAAATCCCCGCACCCGGCCGGGCCGGGCAGGGAGAGCGGATGCAGCAGGACGCCCGAACGACGATGTTTCATGCCATGTCCCTGTTTTGCTGAGCCGGAGCGGCCGAGTCATACGACGCGGATCCCTCCGCATATCGGCCGGCGGGGCCCGCGGCTTGACCGGGCCAAGGTGGGGCCGGTCGGGGGAAGAATCCAGCCCGGGCGGGGAGTCTCAATCGTGGGCAAAAGGACAAAACACGGCCCCAAAAATGGACAATCCTTGGCCGTTTAAAATTGAACAAGCACTCAGTCAACCCGCCTACTCATGCGAATCAAACAGATCGGCGGCTCCGCCGGGTTGGCCCGCGGATTGCCTTGGGGGAGAGGGAGAATTCGACTGTTCTCGCACTTTCTCCTTCAATGGTTGGGCTGGGTGTCTGAAGGGCCGCTTCCCCTTGGTCTTCTCCAGGCACTCACAATGTCGGCACCCCAACGCCGGCAGCGAATCGTTCCGGACTTCGCCCCGACTCGGTCGGGGCTCTTTTTTTGGGTCCGCCCAGCTTCCACCGGCTCAGTTCACCCCGCCCGCGGACTCCACCGCGCGCAGCCGGAACAGGCCCAGCCCGACGGGATCCACCGGCTGGCGGGTCTGGGCAGTCGCGGCCGTGGCCTGGAAGGTCGTCAGCAGGCCCCAGCTGCGGCCGTCCGTGCTGTGTTCCACCGTGTAGTCTGCGCCGGTCCGCAGGCCGCTCCAATCGATCAGCACCTCCGTTCCGTCCAGCTGGATGGTGGCCTGAGGGGGCGTCGCAGGATCCCAGCCGCTCAGGCGGGCCAGCAGCCACCAGACAGCCCGACCCTTCAGGATGCAGTTGAGTTCGGCCAGCGCCGGGCTGTCCGAGTGCGCGCAGCCCGGACAGCCGCTGTAGCCGGGCACATCCGCGCCGGTGGTGAGCCGGCTCAGTTCGTGCTGGGGGTTGGCCGTGATCCACTCCACCGCCCAATTGCCCGCCTCCGCCCCGCTGCCGTAGTCCAGGTTGTCCCACATGGGTCGATCCAGGTAGAACACGCCGTCGGGATCATAGGCCTCGATGTCCGCGAAGTCGTAGAGCACACGCTGGTAGGCCAGACAGTGGGCGCGGATCTGCTCGTTGGCCAGGTGGATGAAGCCGTCCATGGGCTGGCCCTCCGCGTGGCCGGTCATGAAAACGAAGCTGACCGGGTGGGTGGCGGCGCGCGGCCGGCTGCCGCCCGGGCCGAACTCGGCGACCAGGATCTCCATGTTTTCCAGGTAGCGCGGGATGTCGTGTCCGTTGATCGAGCACCAACTCCAGAGCACGGTGTTGATGTGCAAGTTGGCCGGATCGTCCAGGTAGGCGCGCGTGCTGGTGACCCAGGGCGTCACGCCGTTGCCGTCGAGCCAGTCGCCCTGGCTCAAGTCCGGCACGCCGGGAATTCCACCGTCGCGCAGCTCCAATTCCGTGGCCGAGCCGGACCAGGAGAAGTCGTAGCGGCCGGCGAAGTCCGGAAAGGCGCGGAGGGCCTCCATGCCGCTCACCAGCTGGCTGCCATGTGAGGTGTGGTTGTAGACAAGGTGCCGGTCCGCGCGGATGGTCGGAAAGAGCTCCGCCGGGATCAGGCCCGGATCCGTGCAGGTGTGATCGATGACCAGCCCCTGGGCCGATCCGCCGGCACAGAGGAGCAGCAGGACGCCGAAGCGCTGCAGCAGGGACATGGGAATCTCCTTGGGCTGTGAGTGTGTGGTGAGGGCCCGGCGAGCGGCCCACTGCATTCAGGTTGCAGATCAGTCAATCGTTTAACAAGGTTCAGGCGAGTGACGCATCGCACAGCAGGGAGGAGAAGTCCATGACGGCGCGAATCCACTGGATGTTGACCGGGCTGCTGGGAGCCGGACTGCTGCTGGAGGCCGCGGTCGCGGGCATCGATGCCGGGCAGGCCCAGCGCGTGGCCGAGCGCTTCCTGGCCCGCCAGGGTCGCGAGTTCCGGCCCGCGGCGGCCGTCCAACCCGTGGGCGGGCTCTTCCACCTGATCCGGCTGGAGACAGGCTACGTGGTGGTGTCCGCGGACACGCGCCTGCCGCCGGTGCCCGCCTGGTCCGCCACGGCCGGGTTCGGCGCGCTGGACGCGGCGAGCAATCCCCTGCTGGCGCTGCTGGAGGCCGATCTGGCCGGGCGGTTGGAGCACCAGGCCGCGCTCAGCGCGGAGCAGCGCGCGGCCCGCCACCAGGCCTGGGAGGAGTGGCTGGGCTCCGCGCCCGTGCGGAGCGGCTCGCGCGAGGAAGTCTTTCCGCCGGAGGGCAGCACGTCCACGGGCGGCTGGGTGGAGACCCAGTGGGGCCAGGGCCCGCCCTGGAACGACGACTGTCCGCGCTCGGGCACGGGCCAGCGCGGCCTGGCGGGCTGTCCGGCGGTGACCATGGGGCAGATCCTGGCCTACCACCGCAATCCGGGCGAGGGCGGGTTCGGCGCCGCCGACCGCTACCACCACAGCTACGCGGGCAACAGCTACTGGATCGACGACGACTGGGAGGCCCGGGGCTTTCCCTCCTTCCCGCAGCTCAACGAGCGGCTGGACAGCCTGGCGGCCCACTGGGCGGCGGGCGCGGAGGCGGACGCCGGGGAGCAGGCGGCGCTGATCTTCGCCTGCGGCACGGCGGCGCGCCAGGTCTACCACCACCAGGGCTCCGGCACCTTCGGGGTGGACCAGGCCTACAGCGGCTGGCAGCGGCTGGGCTGCAGCGGCGCGCGCCTGCTGGACGCCGACGACCACGATCCCTACGGCGCCCTCAGCGAGAACATGCGCAGCGGCCTGCCCGCGCACCTGGCCGTGGTCACGCCGGCCTGGGACGCCGGACACAACCTGGTGGTGGACGGCTGGAACGGCGACGGCTACTTCCACCTGAACTTCGGCTGGGAGGGCGCCTACGACGGCTGGTACCTGCTGCCCCAGGAACTGCCCTTCAGCCTGACCGTGCTGGAGGGGATGATCGTGGACATCCAGCCGCCCCTGAGCGCCCTGGCCCCGCGCGAGCGGCCCGGCGCCGGGCTGGAGCTGGCGGCCTGGCCCAACCCGGGCAACCCGCGGATCCGGCTGGCCTGCCGGCTGGAGACGGCGGCCCGGGCCCGGCTGGAAGTGTTCGATCTGGGCGGCCGTCGCGTGGCGCTGCTGCACGACGGTCCGCTGCCGGCGGGGGCCAGCCAGCTGGACTGGATTCCCACGGCGGCCTCGGGACTCTACCTCGCGCGCCTGAGCCTGCCGGGGAGCGGCGCGGCCGTCAGCACGCGCCTGTTGCTGCTGCGCTAGGGCGGAAAGCCTTGCCTTGCCGGGGGCAAATTCGTGGCCCCGTGGCGACCGTTGTCGCAACAGGTTCAGGAAAGACGTTGCGGGACAACGGGAAAGCTGCCACAAAAACGCGCCGGGCATCGTTCCAGCTTGGCATGAAGCTTGCCCAAGGCCGTCGCATGAACACTCTGCGCTTCCTCCTCCCCGTGCTGCTGCTCTGGCTGGCGCGGCCCGCCATGGCCGTCAACGAGACCATCTGGCTGACGGACGCCGCCTACGAGGACACAGTGACCGTGCGCGTGGGGGAGGTCCTCGAGATCTTTGTTCGCGTCAACAGCAACGGCACGGCCATCTCGGGCTTCCAGAGCTTTGTGCACGTCGCTGAGAGCTTCGCCACCCCGGTCCGCTACAATGAGACTCCCACGGGCTGGTTTCTGGACCGGGGCATCTTCGGCGTGTACGGACAGGTCATCTTCGCCGACGATCACGACTTCCGCTTCCCGGACAATCCGCTGCCCGGCCATCAATTGGATTGGTGCGTCCAGACCGGGGTCAGCAATCCGCGTCCGGCCTTCACGGTCAACGGCACGGCCTGCAGCTTCAAGCTGCGCTTCCTGCAGCCCGCCCAGGGCATTGTGCTGGGCTTCGACCACGACAACAACCACTTCCGCAACACACTGTTCTGGGAAGGCCAGTCGGCCATCGAGTACCCCTTCTTCCGGGAGTATCCGCTGGTCATCAACGTGATCGGAATGGAGTTCGGACCGCTGCCCGACGTCTACCTCACCAGCGAGGCGCCGCGCGACAGCCTGAATCTGGTCAGCTATCTGGACGAGATGCTCAACGTCAACCCGGACAGCGTCTGGTACTCCGTCAGCCCGCTGGGGCCGAACCAGGTCTGCGCCCTGGACACCCTGCGCCTGCCCGGCGCCTACTGGCTGGGCTTCACGGGCACCGGGCCGGGCACCATGGTGGATTTGGAGGTGACGGCCCACTACCAGCACCTCACCGCCCTGGACACCCTGCGCGTCTACCGCGGCGACCCGCCGATCATCGACGATGGGATGGCCGCGGGCGAGCCTTTCGTCACCTGGGCCGAGGACGGCGAGACCTGGCTGGACTTCGACGACTGGGTGACGGACCTGGACGACCCGGTGGAGAACCTGAGCTGGAGCCTGCTGGGCGGCAACTACACCGTGACCCTGACCCTGGACGCGGCCCTGCGGCGCGGCCATTTCACGGCGCCGCCGGACTGGTTCGGCGGGGACACGCTGCTGGTCCGCGTGGCGGACCCCGGCGGGATGGCGGACACCTCGCGGCTGGTGACCCTGGTGACGCCGGTCAACGATCCGCCCGAATTGGACCTGCCGGAGCTGGTGGAGGTCCATCCCGGCCAGGTGCTGGTGCTGGACCTGGAGGAGCTGACCCACGACATCGACGACGCCTACGACATGCTGTTCTGGGAGGTGCTGGGCGACACCAGCCAGGTGGCCGCGCGCGTCAACCACCAGAACCACACGCTGAGCTTGGAGGTGCGGGAGGGCGTGCCCCTCTGGACCTTCGTGGACATCGACCTGAAAGTGACGGACTCGGGCCTGCTGACGGACGTGGAGCCGCTGCACCTGCAGGTCTCGAGCTACCCGCCGATCTGGGAGCCGCTGGGCGAGCTGCTGATCCCCGCCGGGAGCAGCGCGCAGCTGGACCTGAACGCCTTCGTCTCCGACCTGGACAACCCCGACGGGCAGCTGACCATCTGGCTGGAGGGCCTGCAGCAGGTCTCGGTGGTGGTGGACGCCCTGAGCCACCTGGCCACCTTCAACGCGCCGGGCAACTGGTCGGGCGTGGAGTGGGCCGTGGCCCACGTGCGGGATCCCAACGACAACACGGACGTGGACTCGCTCTTGGTGGTGACCCTGCAGGGCGGCAATCCCGTGGTGGCGCTGGTGCCCGACCTGGTCTTCCTGCCGGGCACGCGGGACACCCTGGAGCTGGACCCGCACGTCTGGGACCTGGACACGCCGGACGAGCAGATGGATTGGGCCGTGAACAACGCCGGCATCTTCTACACCCAGTTGGACACGCTGGCCCGGCGCGTGATCTACACGGCGCCCATGCTGCCCGGCACCACGGACCTCTCCTACTACCGCGCGGAGGATCCCCAGGGCCACTGGGCCGAGGACATCGGCAGCCTGGCGGTGATCGATCCCTCCGGCCGGCCCGTGATCTTTCCCCAGGCGGAGATTTGGATGCGGGTCAACGAGCTGGACTCCAGCCTCTCCCTGGACAACGCGGCCTATGACTACGACGATCCGCCGGAGGCCCTGACCTGGAGCGTGGGGGCGGGCAGCCTGGTGACCGGCACGGTGCGTGCCTCCGACCGGCGCCTGCTGCTGCAGAGCGGGTTCACGCCAGGCACGGAGACTCTGCAGCTACACGTGGAGGATCCCGACGGCCAGGTGGCCGACGGCCCGCTGGTCGTGCACGTCTCCGAGGGCAACCTGCCCATCGTCAGCGCCTTCGCCCCGCGTTTCGTGATCGCCGGGCAGACGGACACGCTGGCCTCCCTTTCCAGCTGGGTCTACGATGAGGATGCGAACGAGCAGATCAGCTGGTCCTTCGTCGATCCGCCGGGCGGCGCCGTGCACACGGTCTGGGATCCCGTCCACGACCGGGCGCTGATCGGCACGGAGCCCGCCCACCGGGGCACGGACCCCATCGGCGCCGTGGCCACGGACCAGGCCCGCAACAGCGACATGGAGTGGATCACCCTGACCACGCTGGAGAACGAGCCGCCCCTGCTGGAACTGGCCGTGCTGCCCAACCCGGCGGAACCCCGCCTGCTGGACGTGGTGGCGGTGAGCAATGAGGCCCTGCGCAGCCTGACGGGCACGCGCCTGGCCGACAGCGCGGCGCTGAGCTTCACGGAGATGGTGGTGTCCAATCCCGCGGTGCGCATCCACCGGGCGGACCTCGTCGCCCCCGACGGCGTGGAGACCTGGCGGATCCGCGCGGTGGACCTGCCGGGCTATCCGCAGGTGGCGGGCAACAGCAGCACAGATTCCCTGGTGCTGGGCTCGGCCCTGCTGGCCCGACCCGGCGACGGGCTGCCCGCGCCGGACGGCGGCCTGCGCCTGGACTGGCTGTCCGGGCTGAGCAACGGCCGCTGGGTGGTGCGCGAACTGGGGGATGAAGAGACGCGCAGCTGGCGCGTGAGCGGGCCCACGGGCGGCCGGGTCCGGCTGGCGGGCGTGGGTCAGGCGCTGGAGGTGCTGGACGAAAGCGGCTGGCGGCTTGTGACGGCGGAAGACGACGCGGTGGGCGCCTGTCTGGTGCGGCCGCTGCGCGCTGGGGATCCGGACGGCGGCGACCAGCCCGCGGGCTTCGCGCTGCATCCCGCCTGGCCCAATCCCTTCAATCCGGAGACTGTCCTGAGCCTCGAACTGCCCCGGGACGGCGTGGCGCGGCTGGAGATCCACGACCTGGCCGGCCGGCGCATCTGCACGCTGCTGGAGGGTCCGCAGCCGGCAGGCAGCCGGCAGCTGCGCTGGAACGGGCGGGACGAGGCCGGCGTGCCGGTGGCCAGCGGCGTCTACTTCGCCCGCCTGCGCCAGGATGGTCGCCAGGCCGTGCAGAAGCTGCTGCTGCTGAAGTAGCCGGCGACAAAGCGATTCGATCACCGGGCGCCGGGCGTCCGCGGAAGGATGAGGTGGGAAACATGCGCAAGCAGTGGATCCGGCGGTTGGGCCGTGGACGCGCGGCGGGACTGCGCTGGGGACTGGCGACCGGCCTGCTGCTGCCGGCCTTCTCCTGCGGGGTGAGCGGCGGCGGCGGCGACTCCAGCTCCTCCGACCAGCTGGACGAGGCCTGG encodes:
- the malQ gene encoding 4-alpha-glucanotransferase is translated as MKHRRSGVLLHPLSLPGPAGCGDFGASSEAFLDFLAAGGQSLWQMLPLGPTGYGDSPYQCLSSMAGSPLLISLDPLRQAGLLHQGDLRAPDMPAGSIPYAEVRAFKQVALERAYVSLQAQPLHPLRAEFEDFYTREGWWLHDFALFMTLRDLHDQASWNQWPEGHAHRKPEAIQQLNQQYQDQILRHKFQQFLFFKQLEELRRKAAQRGILLVGDMPIFVAFDSADAWAWRHYFRIDELGRPVVVAGVPPDYFSATGQRWGNPLYNWAAMRMDDWWWWRSRFYMQMRQSDVVRVDHFRGFEACWEIPGDQPTAVRGEWVTTPGRELFAALRQHLPQLALIAEDLGLITPQVEALRLDFDMPGMKVLQFGFFTDSRDPFLPHNYEQACVAYTGTHDNNTLRGFYQQEATPEQQAWLRRYLGLADEAQLVPRALELLWRSSANWVLAPMQDLLNLGAEARMNVPGTTEGNWGWRMPESWPQAELATQLHELGLLTNRNLPPRPKG
- a CDS encoding FlgD immunoglobulin-like domain containing protein; the encoded protein is MNTLRFLLPVLLLWLARPAMAVNETIWLTDAAYEDTVTVRVGEVLEIFVRVNSNGTAISGFQSFVHVAESFATPVRYNETPTGWFLDRGIFGVYGQVIFADDHDFRFPDNPLPGHQLDWCVQTGVSNPRPAFTVNGTACSFKLRFLQPAQGIVLGFDHDNNHFRNTLFWEGQSAIEYPFFREYPLVINVIGMEFGPLPDVYLTSEAPRDSLNLVSYLDEMLNVNPDSVWYSVSPLGPNQVCALDTLRLPGAYWLGFTGTGPGTMVDLEVTAHYQHLTALDTLRVYRGDPPIIDDGMAAGEPFVTWAEDGETWLDFDDWVTDLDDPVENLSWSLLGGNYTVTLTLDAALRRGHFTAPPDWFGGDTLLVRVADPGGMADTSRLVTLVTPVNDPPELDLPELVEVHPGQVLVLDLEELTHDIDDAYDMLFWEVLGDTSQVAARVNHQNHTLSLEVREGVPLWTFVDIDLKVTDSGLLTDVEPLHLQVSSYPPIWEPLGELLIPAGSSAQLDLNAFVSDLDNPDGQLTIWLEGLQQVSVVVDALSHLATFNAPGNWSGVEWAVAHVRDPNDNTDVDSLLVVTLQGGNPVVALVPDLVFLPGTRDTLELDPHVWDLDTPDEQMDWAVNNAGIFYTQLDTLARRVIYTAPMLPGTTDLSYYRAEDPQGHWAEDIGSLAVIDPSGRPVIFPQAEIWMRVNELDSSLSLDNAAYDYDDPPEALTWSVGAGSLVTGTVRASDRRLLLQSGFTPGTETLQLHVEDPDGQVADGPLVVHVSEGNLPIVSAFAPRFVIAGQTDTLASLSSWVYDEDANEQISWSFVDPPGGAVHTVWDPVHDRALIGTEPAHRGTDPIGAVATDQARNSDMEWITLTTLENEPPLLELAVLPNPAEPRLLDVVAVSNEALRSLTGTRLADSAALSFTEMVVSNPAVRIHRADLVAPDGVETWRIRAVDLPGYPQVAGNSSTDSLVLGSALLARPGDGLPAPDGGLRLDWLSGLSNGRWVVRELGDEETRSWRVSGPTGGRVRLAGVGQALEVLDESGWRLVTAEDDAVGACLVRPLRAGDPDGGDQPAGFALHPAWPNPFNPETVLSLELPRDGVARLEIHDLAGRRICTLLEGPQPAGSRQLRWNGRDEAGVPVASGVYFARLRQDGRQAVQKLLLLK
- a CDS encoding C10 family peptidase, whose amino-acid sequence is MTARIHWMLTGLLGAGLLLEAAVAGIDAGQAQRVAERFLARQGREFRPAAAVQPVGGLFHLIRLETGYVVVSADTRLPPVPAWSATAGFGALDAASNPLLALLEADLAGRLEHQAALSAEQRAARHQAWEEWLGSAPVRSGSREEVFPPEGSTSTGGWVETQWGQGPPWNDDCPRSGTGQRGLAGCPAVTMGQILAYHRNPGEGGFGAADRYHHSYAGNSYWIDDDWEARGFPSFPQLNERLDSLAAHWAAGAEADAGEQAALIFACGTAARQVYHHQGSGTFGVDQAYSGWQRLGCSGARLLDADDHDPYGALSENMRSGLPAHLAVVTPAWDAGHNLVVDGWNGDGYFHLNFGWEGAYDGWYLLPQELPFSLTVLEGMIVDIQPPLSALAPRERPGAGLELAAWPNPGNPRIRLACRLETAARARLEVFDLGGRRVALLHDGPLPAGASQLDWIPTAASGLYLARLSLPGSGAAVSTRLLLLR